A genomic window from Salvia miltiorrhiza cultivar Shanhuang (shh) chromosome 5, IMPLAD_Smil_shh, whole genome shotgun sequence includes:
- the LOC131026589 gene encoding putative late blight resistance protein homolog R1A-10 has product MAAYGAATSLKNTIRRILQSSRILLVSHSPQILQPAYDEVDRLQKVLQNLDDTGCSMIRTEVNALDELIKEAVWEFEDLLESHILHQILPQLKSERDHLSFSVDLQSLQHHVDCFVEMVEMMELEYFIEMLSMPEEEGESIPSRIDFGGMIKSEMVGLSHHFEKARDYLLEENNNLPYSIIGMAGVGKTTLAKHIFEDPSIRSHFEFRAWVKVGRKWESDELLRCVLAQVDPNAYQMLPQGDDDKEKLVEHLEERLKGKKCLIVLDDVWDIKVADRLMNCLREENFVGSIRFLLTSRQQIIHTDDGYVRVGLLNEKESKELLGKMVFGEEGFPAQLEELGEEIAWKCEGLPLMIVTVAELLIKADKTPKYWTEVLKQRSSIFMDAYNQISEVLFPSYDYLPQHLKMLFLYMGAFRPYIDMIRPSSLFDLLSAEGLLEPIEQKGSEDFFDICLDKLSLEYHLILDTTGSLSVFRAYRMHSSWQHLCKEEASRIKFLHVLQSCDDVIKDQRRLCAHSTSLFGFKQVYDLIKSDCASIVRSLLCFGHYHPYPVPIPAMGFKLFTVLYAHHVRFYHIPIEIFKLIFLRYLALTCNGELPPSISNLFHLQFLIIKPHMYIKKRGVHFYMPVQIWDMQELEHLDIWGRDLPTPNTDDASLNKLTTLFGASANSCTREVLKRIPNLMHLGIDVELKPYDDDDDETNPLSCLSYISQLQNLDSLRYFIKNPETKYEFNTIHLPMFPSSLTMLVLSGLGYPWKYMNDIGSLLPNLKILELECYAFRGPEWEIESGSFLKLYILLIEDTDLVQWRPQRGSFPELEILIMKHCYKLQQLDWPYDDHSRIKRIGLGDCSPLAVACANELKDKFSFELVVESSF; this is encoded by the coding sequence ATGGCGGCTTATGGTGCAGCCACTTCTCTCAAGAATACGATCCGGCGTATTCTACAATCATCTCGCATCTTGCTCGTTTCCCACTCTCCACAAATCTTACAACCTGCCTACGACGAGGTGGATCGCTTGCAGAAAGTTCTACAAAATTTGGACGACACCGGCTGCAGCATGATCAGGACGGAGGTGAATGCTTTGGATGAACTCATAAAAGAGGCAGTTTGGGAATTCGAAGATTTACTCGAATCCCATATCTTACATCAGATTCTTCCACAACTCAAAAGCGAGAGAGATCACTTGTCTTTCTCTGTAGATCTGCAGAGTCTGCAACACCATGTTGATTGCTTCGTTGAGATGGTGGAGATGATGGAGTTGGAGTACTTCATTGAAATGCTGAGTATGcctgaagaagaaggcgagtCTATTCCCTCAAGAATTGATTTTGGTGGAATGATCAAGTCAGAGATGGTTGGATTATCTCATCATTTTGAAAAAGCCAGAGACTACCTTCTTGAAGAAAATAACAATCTACCCTATTCGATTATTGGGATGGCGGGCGTTGGAAAGACAACTCTTGCTAAACATATTTTTGAAGATCCATCAATTCGGAGCCattttgagtttcgagcatgGGTCAAAGTGGGCAGAAAATGGGAATCCGATGAACTATTACGATGTGTTCTAGCTCAAGTGGATCCCAATGCTTACCAAATGCTCCCCCAAGGAGATGATGATAAGGAGAAATTAGTTGAACACTTGGAAGAAAGATTAAAGGGTAAGAAATGTCTCATTgtgttggatgatgtttgggacATAAAAGTAGCAGATCGCTTGATGAATTGCTTGCGAGAAGAGAATTTTGTTGGAAGCATTCGATTCTTACTTACAAGTAGACAACAAATAATACACACGGATGATGGGTACGTAAGAGTAGGCTTGTTGAATGAAAAAGAAAGTAAGGAATTACTAGGTAAGATGGTGTTTGGTGAAGAGGGTTTCCCTGCACAACTTGAGGAACTGGGAGAGGAGATTGCGTGGAAATGTGAAGGTCTTCCTCTTATGATAGTCACGGTTGCAGAGCTCCTAATAAAAGCCGACAAGACCCCAAAATACTGGACTGAGGTACTCAAACAACGAAGTTCAATCTTCATGGatgcatataatcaaatatctGAGGTACTTTTTCCAAGCTATGACTACTTACCCCAACATTTGAAAATGCTTTTTCTCTATATGGGAGCATTCCGTCCATATATTGATATGATCCGCCCATCTAGTCTCTTCGATCTGTTGAGTGCTGAGGGGTTACTTGAACCGATTGAACAAAAAGGTTCTGAAGATTTTTTCGATATATGCTTAGATAAGCTTTCTTTGGAATATCATCTTATTCTCGACACAACAGGTTCATTGTCTGTGTTTAGAGCGTATCGCATGCATTCTAGCTGGCAGCACTTGTGTAAGGAAGAAGCTAGTAGGATCAAGTTTCTGCATGTCTTACAAAGTTGTGATGATGTTATAAAAGACCAACGCCGATTGTGTGCCCATTCCACCTCTTTATTTGGGTTCAAACAAGTGTATGATTTGATAAAAAGTGATTGTGCATCCATTGTCCGTTCTCTCCTTTGTTTTGGTCATTATCACCCATATCCAGTGCCAATACCTGCCATGGGTTTCAAGTTGTTCACGGTACTATATGCTCATCACGTGCGATTTTACCATATTCCAATTGAAATTTTCAAACTAATTTTTCTGCGGTACCTTGCCCTAACTTGCAACGGGGAGCTCCCTCCTTCCATATCCAACCTTTTTCACCTTCAATTCTTGATCATCAAGCCACATATGTACATTAAAAAGCGTGGAGTTCATTTTTATATGCCTGTGCAAATTTGGGACATGCAAGAATTAGAACATCTTGATATTTGGGGAAGGGACCTACCAACCCCTAATACTGATGATGCTAGCTTGAACAAACTCACCACACTTTTTGGTGCGAGTGCAAATAGTTGTACAAGGGAAGTTCTCAAAAGAATTCCTAATTTAATGCATTTAGGAATTGACGTGGAGTTGAAGCcgtatgatgatgatgatgatgaaaccAACCCATTGAGTTGCTTGAGTTATATATCACAACTCCAGAACCTGGACTCACTTAGATATTTCATCAAGAATCCTGAGACAAAGTATGAGTTTAATACTATTCATCTTCCAATGTTTCCATCAAGTCTCACAATGTTAGTTTTGAGCGGGTTGGGGTATCCTTGGAAGTACATGAATGACATTGGTTCGTTGCTGCCAAATCTCAAGATTCTCGAATTAGAATGCTATGCCTTTCGAGGCCCAGAGTGGGAAATTGAATCAGGGAGTTTCTTGAAACTTTATATACTTCTAATTGA